The window CTGCGCATCTGATCTCCACTTTGCACAACCCCTTTGGCGGACCCGTCAACCGCCCAATCAATGCCCTCCCAGTCAAACCAAGAAAGAGCTTTGGCCACCGCCTTGGTAAAACGTAACCCGACGGTTCTGTAAACCTCACCGACCCAGTCGTTGGCAAGACTAATCGGTTTACAGGCCACCCACATAAAAACCAGGGATCCTTTGCGGTAAAACCAGTCAACATCAAGATTGCTCTTGGGCTCCGGGTGCAGATAATTAACCATCAGATAAAAGCCCAGCCCGGTAAAACCGAGAATCTGCAGGGTTTCCGAAAGATGATAAGCGGTATAAGGATGGTAATCCACCGCAAAGGGCAGCATCCGGTACAGATATTCCGGGTAGACGCCCAGAAAAATACACATAAAGGCGGCAAAGACCATGGCCAGGTTCATGTTCCAGGGCGCTTCCTTGGCTTCAACTCCGGAATCCTTGCCGAACCAGATAAAGTACGGCAGTTTAATTCCAACCGAGAGAAAGGTGCCGACTGCGGCCAGACTGAGCATCAGCAAAAGAAAAACCCGATGATGTTCGCCGGCGGCCGCAATAATCATGGACTTGCTGACAAAACCGCTGGTCAGAGGAAAACCGGAAATCGCAACCCCGCCGATAACCGTGAAAAACATGGCCCAGGGCATCCGTTTATAAAGCCCACCCAGCTCATTGAGCTTGGATTTGCCGGTCATTTCCAGAACCGCACCCACCCCCATGAAAAGCAGGGCTTTATAAAGGATATGCGCATAGGCGTGCGCACAGGCTCCGTTGACCGCCATGGCCGTGCCGATCCCGATTCCGCAGACCATATAGCCCACCTGGCTGACAATATGGTAGGCCAGAATGCGGCGCGCGTCATTCTCGATAACCGCATAGCCGACCCCGTAGAGGGTCATGATTGCCCCCATGACGGCCAGAACTTCAAAACCCGGAAAGGCGCGAGCCAAAACATAGACGGCGGTCTTGGTGGTAAAGGCACACATGAAGACAGCTCCGGTCACGGTTGCTTCCGGATAGGCATCCGGAAGCCAGGCGTGAATAGGAGGTACTGCGGCATTAAGCATGAAACCGATCATGATCAGATAGTCGGCCATGGTCGCCCCTTCTACGGCAATCCTGGTAAAGGTCAGATCATGACAATGCTGATATCTGAGGAAAATGCCGGCCAACAGAATAAGGCCGCCGACCGTATGCACTAACAAGTAACGATAGCCGGCCTCGATTGAACGTTTTTTCTTGCGATACCAGATAAGAAAGGTCGAGGCAAAAGCCATCAGCTCCCAAAAGATAAAAATAGTCAGGTAATCACCAGCCAGCGTAGTCCCGAGAGAACCCGCAACGTACAAAAAGGCGGCCATATGATGCCCGGTTTCCTTGACATGGAGACAGTAGACCGAGCCGATCACCGCCATCAGGGTAAAAACATGGAGAAAAACATAGGTCAATTTATCGACCTTACCGAAAACCAGCTCAAAACCCATGAAATGGCAGACCCCAAAACTCTCCGGCAAGGCATGAATCTGCCAGAAAGCCAGCAGGGGGACGGCCAGGAGAAGCACTTTCTGCAGTTTAAAGCGACTAAAAAACGGCAGCAACAGGGCCCCGACTATAAAGAAGGAGGCCGGATGGAGAAAGATAGTGCTACTTATCATTAGCGGTATCCTCTTTATCGTAGAAATCTTCACGCTGAGCCAGCCAGACGTGCGAAAGCCCCTTGCAAAACACTATCATTCCGAGACAGCCCAAAATCGTGAACAACGCCCAGAAGCCAATGACGGAGTCGCCCCAGAAATGAGGATGATGTCTTTCAACCAGG is drawn from Pseudomonadota bacterium and contains these coding sequences:
- a CDS encoding Na(+)/H(+) antiporter subunit D — translated: MISSTIFLHPASFFIVGALLLPFFSRFKLQKVLLLAVPLLAFWQIHALPESFGVCHFMGFELVFGKVDKLTYVFLHVFTLMAVIGSVYCLHVKETGHHMAAFLYVAGSLGTTLAGDYLTIFIFWELMAFASTFLIWYRKKKRSIEAGYRYLLVHTVGGLILLAGIFLRYQHCHDLTFTRIAVEGATMADYLIMIGFMLNAAVPPIHAWLPDAYPEATVTGAVFMCAFTTKTAVYVLARAFPGFEVLAVMGAIMTLYGVGYAVIENDARRILAYHIVSQVGYMVCGIGIGTAMAVNGACAHAYAHILYKALLFMGVGAVLEMTGKSKLNELGGLYKRMPWAMFFTVIGGVAISGFPLTSGFVSKSMIIAAAGEHHRVFLLLMLSLAAVGTFLSVGIKLPYFIWFGKDSGVEAKEAPWNMNLAMVFAAFMCIFLGVYPEYLYRMLPFAVDYHPYTAYHLSETLQILGFTGLGFYLMVNYLHPEPKSNLDVDWFYRKGSLVFMWVACKPISLANDWVGEVYRTVGLRFTKAVAKALSWFDWEGIDWAVDGSAKGVVQSGDQMRSLQTGKLQHYVGGAVAALMIVLLVVVFL